The nucleotide sequence CCTGGTCAAGTGGAATCAGATTGGCGTTTCGATCCAGTCCTTGCTGGCAGCGACTTAGAATGGCCTCTGCCGATCCTTTAACATAAACCAGGTTTCCGGTTGGCGTTTGATGCAGGGTCGCCATGTATTGAAACTGGGATTCAAATGGAATGGCATCCAGCCTGGGAAACCATTGGGCCTGCTCACTCTGAATCAAACCAGCCTTGCCAGCCGCCGTAATCAAAGCACCTTCCGTTGGATCACCGACCACGGTCCACCGTCCCTCAATCATCTCTATATGAGAGTCATTACAGAGGCTACCAGCGATCAAACATTCCCGTAAAACAGGGAAATTTTCCAGGTCAACCGATTCCTGTTGAGAACACAACTCATCCCCATCATCGGAAACATCGTTGACATCCGCCAGGGCGATCGCCCCTTCAGGACCATAACCCGTTCCACTGACCCTGAACCGCATTCCACCGGCATAGATTGCCTGCACAGTCATCTGATTTTCAGTCAACGTACCGGTTTTATCAGAGCAGATGACCGTCGCACCTCCCAGGGTTTCAACCGCAGGCAACTTGCGGATGATGGCATGACGGCGGGCCATCCGGTTCACCCCAATTGCCAGCGTCACCGTGACCACTGCCGGTAATCCCTCTGGAATAGCACTGACCGCCAGGGCAACGGCGGCTTCAAACATTTCTGCCAGGGACCTCCCCTGCCCCACACCAACCGCCAGCGTCAGCGCTGCCAGCCCCAGAATGACATAAAGTAAGGTCTGACTAAATTTGGCAAACTTGCGGGTCAGGGGCGTACTCAGGTTAGTGCTCTGCTCAATGGATTTAGAAATCTTTCCTACTTCGGTTGCACCAGCAGTTGCCACAACAATGCCACTGCCCTGCCCAAAGGTCACAAAACTGCCTGCGTAAGCCATATTGGTTCGCTCGACCAGCGGTATTTTGCCGTCCAGGGGAGACACCGTTTTCTGGACTGGAACCGATTCCCCGGTCAGGGCTGACTCATCTACCTGCAACCCCCGTACCTGAGTTAATCTCAAATCTGCTGGCACCTTATCTCCAGAGGACAGCAAAACCAGATCACCGGGAACCAGTTCCTGGGAGGGAATGCGCTGCTTGTGGCCATCCCGGATCACCGTCGCTTCAGTCATGACAGCGTTTGCCAGGGCGGCGATCGCCCCTTCCGCCTTTGATTCCTGCACAAAGCCAATAATCGCGTTAATCACTGTAACGCCCCAGATGACTGAAGCGTTGGTCCAGGAATTCAAGAAGGCTTTAATCGCGCCCGCAATCAACAAAATGTAAAGTAATGCCTGATTAAATTGCAGTAGAAAGCGTAACCAGGCAGGTTTTCCTGGTTTTGCCTTCAGTTCATTCAAGCCATATTGCTGGCGGCGTTTGCTTACCTCTGCGGTCGTTAGTCCCTGCTCCAGATCGATCTGGAGCAATCGCGCAACTTCTGAGACAGAGCAGGCGTAATACGCCTGAGTGGACTGGTCGTTAGATTGAGTCATCATGATGGACTAAATACACCAGACTAAATACACCAATTGATGGATAACAGGCATCAATCGTTTAGATAAAACTTTTTCAGGCAGGAAAAAGTAATTCAGTAGCAAAACAGTGAGTGCTTCTCCAGTAATCCTATCAAGTGTTACTGAGAGATGGGTTTAAGGTTTACAACTACAGGCAGGGGAGGGTGGAATGCCAATTCCCGATCTTTGAATCATCTATGTGATTGAAAGCCTGTGTGCATCAGAATTTCATGTCAATTGAAAGTCTTGAATTCATGGACTATGCAGCACCATTGGAAAACCAATTGGGACAATGAACCTGCCAGATAAGAACCTGGATGTTTGTCATAAACCTGCTGGAGTTTTTTCAGTTTTTCTGTACGATGCCCACAGCCAAACAACAGAATCTTTAACCGGAACAAAGAGAACCTGACGATAAGGGAAAGCATAGACAAACCTGGAGTGCTTCAGTTGCCTCAGGGAAAAGGGATTTGATAACCTGAAATTTCACCACAGAGGCACAGAGAATGAAGCACAGAGAATATAGAGCAGTTCCTTGGTGCTCTCTGAATTTCTGTGGTAGAACTCTGAGGTTTTCGGTTGATTGAATCCTCGATCCTCAGGATCAAAGAGAGTCACCTGATGCTGCCGTAAACCATAAACTTTACATTTCCCGGTTTAAACCCTCTGAAGGCATATATAGCAGTCCTGAATCAGTTGTGAGAGTAAGAGGCTTTGTGAGGAAGGATTCCTGGGGAATCCTTCCTCACAATCCAGATAGGATCGCTATATAGCAGTCCTGCATCATTTCGTTAAACTGAGGGACCTGGCGAAATGCAAAGGACTTCCTCAGGAAATTCTCTTCACAATCCAGGTAGGATCGCTCTGGCAGTCCTGGTGAGTTTGCAACCATTTACTACAGCCTGCTTCAGCCATGACATTCTGGGCTAATTTTGCGATACATTTTTGGTCGAGCAGTAAACTGCTGGCTGTTAAGAGCATTTTTTGTGAGTTGGTAAGCAAAATATGATTAAGTATCGGTCCATTCTTATCGCTGTTTTAGCTGTTGTAATGGTTATGCTGTTGAGCTTTGGCAGCGTTGCAGAAGCAAAGCGGGTGACAAAACCGCTGTCTTATACCAGTGAGCAGATCGAGCAAATTCAAGACTACGCCTCTCAGTTGTCTGCCATACGTGAAAGGATGCCTGAACTGGCAGATTTAATCCAAAAGCAAGACTGGGTTTTTGTACGGAATTTTATCCACGGTCCCCTGGGTGAGCTGCGTTCTAAGATGATGTTCGTGACTCAATCATTATTGGGAGAGGATCAAAAGCAGGCGCGCAGTGCTGCAAAGTCTGTATTTGATAACCTGGTGGCCATTGATCAGGCAGCCCAGGGGCGGGACTACAAGCTGGCAATCCGTAACTATGCTGAAACGTTGAGGGACTTTGACAACTTCATAGCGTTGCTACCAAAGGGGTAAACAGCCCTTCACGGATGCCTCAGGTTTCCGGTGGTTTGTAGTAGGGGACAGAGGATAGGGGACAGGGAACAGGGACAAAAGGAGAGCATGATACGGGTTTGCGATCGCTAACCTTTCCTAATCTGTATGGCGATTGCTATATCAGTCGAATTGCCTATGACCAGAGTTGTCGTGGTGGGATGTGGGATCATTGGGGCGGCGATCGCTTACGAACTGAGTCAGGTTTCAGGACTGCTGGTTACTGTTCTGGATCGCCAGTTACCAGCCCAGGCGGCGACAGGCGCTGCCCTCGGCGTATTGATGGGTGCCATCAGTCAAAAACCTGAGGGCAACAGTCTGCGTATGAGGTTGACCAGCATCCAGCGCTACAACGACTGGGTTCCTCGTCTGGAATCCGTGACAGGGCTTTCTATTCCTTTTAATCGCCAGGGAATTTTGCGCCTGTGTTTTGAGGGAGAAGACCTTGGCTACTGGAAAACCCTGGCGGAGATTCGCCAGCAGCAGGGATGGCGATTGGAGATCGGCGATCGCGCCTATCTGTCATCTCGCTATCCCTACCTGAATCTGGAGCATGTGATCGGAGCCGTTTACTCGCCTCAGGATCGGCAGCTTGATCCAACGGTGATGACCCTGGCTCTGGTCAAAGCCGCTACGCAGAATGGAGTTCAGTTTGCGTTCAACGAAACCGTCCTGGAAACTGCCTTCGACTCCCTCTCCGATAGCACCGGGCGGCACTGTCAGCAGGTTTTTACTCAGAATGGGTGTTATCCAGCGGATTGGCTGGTCATCGCCGCTGGTTTGGGTTCCACCCCGCTGATCAGTGCCATGAGGCATCGGCTTGAGCTGCGCCCCGTGTTAGGGCAGGCAATTCAGGTGCAGCTTCCCACCCCCCTGGATTACTCTGGCTTACAGCCGGTAATTACAGGAGACGATACCCATCTTGTACCGTTGGGAGGGGGAAGCTACTGGATCGGGGCAACGGTGGAATTTCCTCAAGCCCTGGTGGCACCGTCCCCCAGCGAGACCGCACTGGAAGCCGTCCGACAGCGGGCGATCGCCGTCTGTCCGGCTTTAGCCCATGCCACGCTGGTGCGAACCTGGTCTGGTCTGCGCCCCCGTCCCGAAGGTAGACCTGCCCCGATTATTGAAAGACTTCCGGGCTATCGCAATGTCCTGCTGGCAACGGGACACTACCGCAATGGCGTATTGCTGGCACCCTCCACCGCTGAGAGAATTCGGCAGGCAATAGAAGCTGGCAGAAGTGAAGTGTAAAGTTATCTAAATTCAAAGCGTTCAATTCCCGTGGCTTTCGATAGATAGCATTCTGCTGCTTGAACAAACGTTAACGAAAGTATCGTGGGGTTGGTTGTGTCCCCAATTCACGATAGGCTAAGGAACGTTGAGTCAGTCAACCTGCACTGAATGCTGACGATGATTAAAGGGGTCAGCAGTATCTGGTCCGGTTTGACGGTACCGTGTAGACTGAGGCTCCATTTTCACAAGATTTTTCTTTGATAGAGACTATGACAGCGTTTTCCCCCTCTGAAGCGATCGCATCGAATACTCTTCCTCCTGCCGACTCACGCCAGCGCACCAGCCAGTTTCTGAAAGCCTTTCAAGACAATATCTGTCAGGCGTTGCAGCAGGCAGATGGGCAGGCAGAGTTTCGCGAAGATTCCTGGGAACGCCCGGAAGGTGGCGGTGGGCGATCGCGGGTGATCCGTGAAGGGGGTATCTTCGAGCAGGGTGGCGTTAACTTTTCGGAAGTGTGGGGTGAGAATTTGCCCTCCTCGATCCTGGTACAGCGTCCAGAGGCTGCCGGTCATGGTTTTTACGCAACAGGCACCTCAATGGTGTTGCATCCCCGCAATCCCTACATACCCACAGTTCATCTCAACTACCGTTACTTTGAAGCAGGTCCCGTCTGGTGGTTTGGGGGTGGCATTGACCTGACTCCCTACTATCCCTTTCCAGAAGATGTGGTTCACTTCCACCGGACACTCAAACAGGCCTGTGATGCCCACCATACGGAGTATTACCCCACGTTTAAGCTGTGGTGTGATGAGTACTTCTATCTGAAACACCGGCAGGAAACTCGCGGTGTGGGTGGTATTTTCTTCGATTATCAAGATAGTCGTGGTTCTCTCTATCATGGTCCGGATAATCAGGGCCCAGCCGCCAGACACAGTGAGCAGGTTGGAGAGATTGGTACCCGCACCTGGGAACAACTGTTTGCCTTTGTCCAGGACTGTGGTAATGCCTTTTTACCGGCGTATCTGCCAATTATTGAACGGCGGCGATCGCTGGAGTATGGCGATCGGGAACGCAACTTCCAGCTCTATCGCCGGGGGCGCTATGTTGAGTTCAACCTGGTTTATGACCGGGGTACCATTTTTGGCTTACAGACGAATGGCCGCACCGAATCTATTCTGATGTCTCTGCCACCGATGGTGCGCTGGGAATACGGCTACCAGCCAGAACCCCATACCCGTGAAGCAGACCTCTATGAAACTTTCCTGAAACCTCAAGATTGGGTGAACTGGACCCTGCCCACCTCGGAAGTCTGAGGTAGACTACTGGGAGATGGATATTACTGAAAATAGTGTTTGAATTTCTCAAATTTTGTCAAAACTAGATTGAGTTAAGATCAGCCTCCGTCAGGACGGAGGCTTTCAGCCATGCCAGCTAAGATCTTCAGAATTCAAGTTCTGAAGGCGGGTTACTTTGTGAAGAGTTGCCCAATCTGGTTCATTTGGTTGAGACTGGCTCAGATCTACGTTATAGAATCACCCAAGCATCCACAGTTTTTAGGAGAGGGTAAGGCGATCCCTATGGAGCAGAAATCAATTCACATGGAGCAACGAACCCATACGACCCAGGACGGGAAGACGGTGATTGTGCTGACTCCCAGTGGGCGTTTGGATATTACCACTGCCTGGCAGTTTCGGCTCAAGCTTCAAGAATGCATCTCCAAACTCAGTCACCACGTTGTTGTCAATTTGGGGCAGGTCAATTTTATTGATAGTTCTGGCTTGACCTCCCTGGTGGCTGGGATGCGGGATGCCGACAAGGTGCGAGGTAGCTTTCGTATTTGCAATGTCCATCCTGAGGCCAAACTGGTGTTTGAAGTCACCATGATGGATTCTGTCTTTGAAATTTTTGAAACCGAAGAGGAAGCCCTGGAAGGGGTACCCCGTGGCATTGCCAGCTAGGGAAGGTAATCCTGGCGCTTGGTGAATCGATAGGGTCCCATCAATGCTCCCCAGATAGCTGTGCCCGTCTCCGGGTCAATTCCCTTGTCGTAGCTTATCAACTCTCCTGGTCGCGCTTCAAACCCCAGGGACACCTGACGCACCTCCCCGTTGTACCTGAAATAGCAGGGCGTTTCTGGCAAAGGAGCAGCCACGAACACAAAGCTTTGGGGTTGCTCAATGTTTAAGACGCAACCGGGCAGTAATTCAATTTGGTCAGGGGTCAGAGATTGCAGGATGTCTGGTTTAGCACCTGCTCCCCTGACTGTATGGGGATCCTTAAAGGCATAATACTGCACCTGGAGTGCCCCCTGAAGATTATTCTGACTTAACCGGAGAAGTCGCTGACGATAGGGCTGTTCTGGCTGAAGGACATTTGCCTGTTCGGCAAACAGCGTCAGACTGTCTTCAGTGAATAGAGGAACTGGGCGCTGCCACAGCCGCAAGTGGACAAACCAGACCGGACTGGCGATCGCCTGCTCCCGATTGTCGAACTCGCCCGCCAGATAGTGAGCCAGTGTCAGAAGGGTGGGGTTTAGAGGCATGGTTGAAAGTATAGCAGGGCACTCCATTCATCCATTATCTCAGTTAATTCCCTATACAGGTCATGCCCCAACCCGGATGACAAAACTTGGCAAACTTGCCGTCAAGCGCGAAAATGGGTGTGTCGCCCACCCACTAATTTCTGCTGTGAATAACGTCCGCACGGTTTCTGATACTAAACGAGCCTTCTATACCATCCATACCCGCCCGATCAATTCAATTTACCGGCGGGTCGTGGAGGAGTTGATGGTAGAAATGCACTTACTTGCGGTCAATGTGGACTTTCGGTACGACCCGATTTATGCCCTGGGTGTGGTCACATCCTTCAACCGCTTCATGCAGGGCTATCGTCCAGAGCAAGATATTGCTTCAATTTTTGATGGACTTTGCAAAGCGCTTCAGGATGATCCTGATCGCTATCGTGCGGATGCCGAACGACTGGAAGCTCTGGCAAAGCGCCTGTCTCCGCAGGAAATGATTCACTGGTTGGAACTGTCTTCACCCGCGATGGACAGTGCCGATCTGCAAGATCAGGTGCGGGCGATCGCGCATAACCCCAAATTTAAATACAGTCGTCTGTTTGCGATCGGTTTGTTTACCCTGCTGGAGTTGTCAGCGCCCGACCTGGTTAAAGATGAAGCCCGGCGTACCGAAGCGCTGAAGCAAATTTCCGCTTCTCTAAAATTGCCTGAAGAAAAAATCCAGAAGGATTTAGAACTCTATCGAAGCAATCTGGAGAAGATGGCACAGGCGCGGATTGTGATGGAAGATGCGCTGAAAGCAGAACGCAAAAAACGGGAAGAGCGGGAGAAGGCAAAGACCGCAACTTTAGCAAATCCCTCAGACCCCTCCGAATCTAAGGGAGAAGCCCCTTCTGAGTCCTAGTGGAATATCCTGGTACATGGCGGCAGAAGGTTTTCACCACAAAGACACGAAGGGACACAAAGTTTCTGAGGAGTGGGGATTGTATCACCTGAAATTTCACCACAGAGACACAGAGAACACAGAGTTATTCCCCGGTGCCTTCTGTGGAAGGTTTTCACCACAAAGACACGAAGGGACACAAAGTTTCTGAGGAGTGGGGATTGTATCACCTGAAATTTCACCACAGAGACACAGAGCCATGCCTCGGTGCCCTCTGTGTCTCTGTGGTAGAGTCATGAGTCTTTCGATTTATTTAATTCACGCTCCTTAAAGCCTATCCGAAAACTTCCTCAGTCTGGATTTGAGCTTTGTCCATTGGGGCTTTTCGGATAGGCTTTTCGTGCGCTTGGTGTCTTTGTGGTTCAAACTAAACCTGACAGGTTATTTTCGACAACCTGCACTAGAACACCGGTAAAGCCTCTCACTCTCACAACTGATTTAGGACTGCTATAGATGCTATGGCTGGTTTTGGTATTTTACAAAACGTGCCATGCCCAAGATGGGCAGGTTATGATCCCTCGTAATCACCATCGCTTCGGAGCAGACTATGGCATTACCTGTGACTCCGACTGAACAGCAGGGGCAGTATCGCTACGATCCTACCCACCTTGACCAGAAAGGCCCTGCACGAATCTTCCCCTATGCCGGAGAGGATGGGGTGATTCGCTACATCCTGACCAGACTTCGCCAGGATTTGCTTGATCGAGGGCAGCTCTCTCAACCCTTGAGTTTGCTGCTGGAGCAGTTTGAAAAAGCCAATCAGACGCTTCAAGAAAGCTGGATCATGCTCTCAACGTTGCTGGCAGATTGGGAAATCTTTCAGTCCAACTGGTTCAATTTCACACTGCCACCCAATGAGCAGTTTGACAGCAGCTTTGTGCGGTTACGGCGGGAAATGGGGGAGGTGTTGCGGTCTGCCCGGCGGGCAGCAGAGGCAGCCGGGGCGGATGGTTTTTTAAGGAGATCGCGGTTCTACCAGGCACTGGAAGCGAAAGGCCGTTCCCGTCCATTGTTAAGCCGGATCCATGAGCGGGATGGTGGCTTGAGCGATCGCGAATTTGCCCGTCAGCGGATTGCTGGGCAAAATCCAATCGTGCTACGCCGCTGGCAGGCAAATGCTGGGGAGGATGACCCTCAGTTGTTGCAATTCTGGGCAGAGCAGCCCTATCGGCTAAAGGATGGCAGCACCATTCAACTGGTGCAGGCGGCAGAATCCAACCGTCTCTTTGTTGCCGACTATCCGCTGCTGGCAGGGTTGACTCCCGCAGACCTGCAACCCGGTCGTTATGTTGGTAGCCCGACTGCCTTGTTTTACCGCACGGAGAGTGGGCTGACTCCAGTGCTGATTCAGGTTGACAAGGGGCGGGTAGTTACCCCTGACAGCCAGGAAGCCGATGCCTGGATGCGAGCCAAACTCTGCGTCCAGACAGCGGATGTGACCCACCACGAACTCATTTCTCACCTCTGCTATACCCACTTGCGGATGGAGGCATTTGCGATCGCTACACCACGTCAGTTGCCTCCCAACCACCCGATTTACCAGCTTCTACGACCCCACTTTCAATTCCTGCTGGCAATCAATACGCGGGGCAATACCATTCTGCTGGGTGAGGGAGCCGCGATTGATACCCTGATGGCACCTACGCGGGCGGCTTCCCTGACCTTGATCAACCAGGCATACCAGAAGCCCTTTCAGTTCCATTCATTGCCCAACTATATTCAGCGCCAGGGAGTTGAGCCGGAGTATTTGCCCGACTTTCCTTACCGGGATGATGCCCTGCTGTTGTGGGAAGCGATCGCCTGGTATGTCACCCGCTTCCTGCACCGCTACTATCCAGACGACCAGGCCGTAGAACAGGATAGTTATCTGCAAGCCTGGGCAGAAGAACTGGGGGCACCCTTGCATTCCCGTCCTCGCAGCGAATTTCCCCAGGCACCTGTCTGGCTTCCCAAAGCGTGGTCTACCCAACTGGGACTGGATCTGGAACAGCTACCCTCCCACGCCCGTGTACCGGACTTCCCCTCGGTGGGAGTTGGGCAAATGGTCGGAAAAATTACCAGTCTGCGCCAGTTGATTGAGATTGCGACCCAGATCATTTTTACTTGCGGTCCTCAGCACGCGGCAGTGAACTTCAGCCAGTTTGACTACGTGGGCTATGTGCCCAATGCTCCCTTTGCCCTTTACGGTCGTCCAGATACCCCGGCGACCCTGGATGATTTACTGCCTTCTCCTGCTCAGGAACTGGGGCAGATGGAGCTGGCATTTGCACTCAGCGGCATTGTTTGGGGCAAGTTGGGTAGCTCTGAACTGATCCAGTTCCCTGATCGAGGCGACCGTCAGGTTCTTGAACAGTTTCAGTTTGAGTTGTCAGAAGTGGAAGCCAAAATCCATGCCCGCAACCAGCAACGCCTGGAAGATTATGGGGTTGATTATCCCTATCTGTTGCCCTCCAGGATTCCAAATAGCATTAACATCTGATGCTTTTGCCGACACTCACCCGAAACCTGAAACCTGAGATCCAGAACTCGAACCTCCCTGTCCTTTACAAATCTGGTTTGCGGATAACCCGCAGAAACTTAATGATCTGTCCCATGACCTCCAGGCTGATCAGATAGCGATCCAGGGTGAAGCGATAGTAGATTTCGCTGGAGCCGATCTGACGGCACTCAGGCAGTTCCTGGATTTGGTTGATCTGGAAAAAGTCCTGAAACACAAATGATTGAATGATATGTCTGGCAGCAGGTTCCAGTCGCTTCAGATCAAGCAAAAAGGAGCGTTCGTACCGGACTTCGTACCGGAAAGGCGGGGACGTTTTCTGGATTGAGGATTGCCGGGTGACTTGCATAGTGAGTCTGGGAAAAAACTACATCATCAATGACAGAAACTGCAAAGCTTCCTCGCGAGTAAAGGTATCCCCAGGCTTCAGCGATCGCTTGGATGCCTGAATCGCCCGCTGCATGTACAGGTCGTAACAAAGGTCTGCCAGCACTGTCCACATGTCAGCCAATTCTTCATCGGATAGCTGGTCAATCAGGAGATGCAACCGATTTCTAAAAAGCTCCATATCACTCAGGCAAACAACTGCTACGCTGCATTTAGGATCGTGGAAATAAACTGAAAAACTCAGGGTTTTACCACAGAGACACAGAGAACACCGGGGAATGACTCCTGTGTCTCTGGAGTGAAATTTCAGGTTATAAAATCCTCATTCTTAGAGTTCCCCAGCGGTGAAGAAACCTAGCACCCAACCTGGCCCCGATATAGCTGTAGCCATGGGAGTCAGGCCGCGTTAGCGATCGCGCCCCCCGTTACGCTGTCTTTTTGACCCTGTTCCCTGTTCCCTGTTCCCTATCCCCTATCCCCTGCTGTCCTCAATACCCGCCCTGCAATGCAAATTTCTGACAAATCCGATGCCCTTGCAGCTATCCTGAAAACTCGCCGTGATCGTCTGGCAAACCGAGTTCACTTCCCGGTCGTTCTGTGGTCAGGCCGTAGTAGCCCACGTAATTTCCCAGCCAATTACTATCCGTTTCGGGCAAGTAGCCATTTTCTTTACTTTGCTGGTCTGCCGCTGGAAAATGCCGCCATCCGACTGGAAGCTGGGAAACTGGAACTTTTCATAGATGAACCCGGTCCAGACAGTGCTTTATGGCATGGCGAGTCACCCAGTCGGCAAGCCATTGCAGAGATGATGGGCGCAGCGTCCGCTTATCCCACAACCCAGTTGAAGGAGAAAACGGAGGGAGCAGCGACGATTCCAGCCCAGGATGCCGCCACCCGGCAGATGCAATCCCACTGCTTAAACCGGATGCTGACTTCTGTGGCTGATCTGAGCGGAATTGATCTTGAACTGGCAAAGGCGATCGCTGAACTGAGACTGACCCATGATGGGGCTGCTCTGGCAGAAATGCGTAAGGCGGTAGCCGTTACCGTGGAAGCACACCAGGCAGGGATGGCAGCCAC is from Leptothermofonsia sichuanensis E412 and encodes:
- the psbQ gene encoding photosystem II protein PsbQ, with the translated sequence MIKYRSILIAVLAVVMVMLLSFGSVAEAKRVTKPLSYTSEQIEQIQDYASQLSAIRERMPELADLIQKQDWVFVRNFIHGPLGELRSKMMFVTQSLLGEDQKQARSAAKSVFDNLVAIDQAAQGRDYKLAIRNYAETLRDFDNFIALLPKG
- the psb29 gene encoding photosystem II biogenesis protein Psp29, which translates into the protein MVESIAGHSIHPLSQLIPYTGHAPTRMTKLGKLAVKRENGCVAHPLISAVNNVRTVSDTKRAFYTIHTRPINSIYRRVVEELMVEMHLLAVNVDFRYDPIYALGVVTSFNRFMQGYRPEQDIASIFDGLCKALQDDPDRYRADAERLEALAKRLSPQEMIHWLELSSPAMDSADLQDQVRAIAHNPKFKYSRLFAIGLFTLLELSAPDLVKDEARRTEALKQISASLKLPEEKIQKDLELYRSNLEKMAQARIVMEDALKAERKKREEREKAKTATLANPSDPSESKGEAPSES
- a CDS encoding chromophore lyase CpcT/CpeT translates to MPLNPTLLTLAHYLAGEFDNREQAIASPVWFVHLRLWQRPVPLFTEDSLTLFAEQANVLQPEQPYRQRLLRLSQNNLQGALQVQYYAFKDPHTVRGAGAKPDILQSLTPDQIELLPGCVLNIEQPQSFVFVAAPLPETPCYFRYNGEVRQVSLGFEARPGELISYDKGIDPETGTAIWGALMGPYRFTKRQDYLP
- a CDS encoding STAS domain-containing protein → MEQKSIHMEQRTHTTQDGKTVIVLTPSGRLDITTAWQFRLKLQECISKLSHHVVVNLGQVNFIDSSGLTSLVAGMRDADKVRGSFRICNVHPEAKLVFEVTMMDSVFEIFETEEEALEGVPRGIAS
- a CDS encoding lipoxygenase family protein; the protein is MALPVTPTEQQGQYRYDPTHLDQKGPARIFPYAGEDGVIRYILTRLRQDLLDRGQLSQPLSLLLEQFEKANQTLQESWIMLSTLLADWEIFQSNWFNFTLPPNEQFDSSFVRLRREMGEVLRSARRAAEAAGADGFLRRSRFYQALEAKGRSRPLLSRIHERDGGLSDREFARQRIAGQNPIVLRRWQANAGEDDPQLLQFWAEQPYRLKDGSTIQLVQAAESNRLFVADYPLLAGLTPADLQPGRYVGSPTALFYRTESGLTPVLIQVDKGRVVTPDSQEADAWMRAKLCVQTADVTHHELISHLCYTHLRMEAFAIATPRQLPPNHPIYQLLRPHFQFLLAINTRGNTILLGEGAAIDTLMAPTRAASLTLINQAYQKPFQFHSLPNYIQRQGVEPEYLPDFPYRDDALLLWEAIAWYVTRFLHRYYPDDQAVEQDSYLQAWAEELGAPLHSRPRSEFPQAPVWLPKAWSTQLGLDLEQLPSHARVPDFPSVGVGQMVGKITSLRQLIEIATQIIFTCGPQHAAVNFSQFDYVGYVPNAPFALYGRPDTPATLDDLLPSPAQELGQMELAFALSGIVWGKLGSSELIQFPDRGDRQVLEQFQFELSEVEAKIHARNQQRLEDYGVDYPYLLPSRIPNSINI
- a CDS encoding NAD(P)/FAD-dependent oxidoreductase, whose protein sequence is MTRVVVVGCGIIGAAIAYELSQVSGLLVTVLDRQLPAQAATGAALGVLMGAISQKPEGNSLRMRLTSIQRYNDWVPRLESVTGLSIPFNRQGILRLCFEGEDLGYWKTLAEIRQQQGWRLEIGDRAYLSSRYPYLNLEHVIGAVYSPQDRQLDPTVMTLALVKAATQNGVQFAFNETVLETAFDSLSDSTGRHCQQVFTQNGCYPADWLVIAAGLGSTPLISAMRHRLELRPVLGQAIQVQLPTPLDYSGLQPVITGDDTHLVPLGGGSYWIGATVEFPQALVAPSPSETALEAVRQRAIAVCPALAHATLVRTWSGLRPRPEGRPAPIIERLPGYRNVLLATGHYRNGVLLAPSTAERIRQAIEAGRSEV
- a CDS encoding cytotoxic translational repressor of toxin-antitoxin stability system, giving the protein MQVTRQSSIQKTSPPFRYEVRYERSFLLDLKRLEPAARHIIQSFVFQDFFQINQIQELPECRQIGSSEIYYRFTLDRYLISLEVMGQIIKFLRVIRKPDL
- a CDS encoding cation-transporting P-type ATPase produces the protein MTQSNDQSTQAYYACSVSEVARLLQIDLEQGLTTAEVSKRRQQYGLNELKAKPGKPAWLRFLLQFNQALLYILLIAGAIKAFLNSWTNASVIWGVTVINAIIGFVQESKAEGAIAALANAVMTEATVIRDGHKQRIPSQELVPGDLVLLSSGDKVPADLRLTQVRGLQVDESALTGESVPVQKTVSPLDGKIPLVERTNMAYAGSFVTFGQGSGIVVATAGATEVGKISKSIEQSTNLSTPLTRKFAKFSQTLLYVILGLAALTLAVGVGQGRSLAEMFEAAVALAVSAIPEGLPAVVTVTLAIGVNRMARRHAIIRKLPAVETLGGATVICSDKTGTLTENQMTVQAIYAGGMRFRVSGTGYGPEGAIALADVNDVSDDGDELCSQQESVDLENFPVLRECLIAGSLCNDSHIEMIEGRWTVVGDPTEGALITAAGKAGLIQSEQAQWFPRLDAIPFESQFQYMATLHQTPTGNLVYVKGSAEAILSRCQQGLDRNANLIPLDQELIRQEVENMARQGLRVLALAKKAVPKTCRSLTHEDLASGLVLLGLQGMIDPPRPEAIAAVQACRSAGIQVKMITGDHLTTATAIAERLGLQKSRQVIGFNGQQLAEMDDAELAQAVEEGVVFARVVPAQKLRLVEALQSKGEIVAMTGDGVNDAPALKQADIGVAMGRTGTDVAREAADMLLTDDNFASIEAAVEEGRTVYQNLRKAIAFILPVNGGESMTILISALLARELPILSLQVLWLNMVNSVAMTVPLAFEPKSSRVMQQPPRNPREPLLSGKLFQRILAVSVFNWILIFGMFEWAQQATGNVDIARTMAIQALVAGRIIYLLSISQLGGAVVAKLMGRAASLNQAPAIVLGILATAVSQFLFSQWNVMNLLFRTAPLNLNQWLICLIPIPPMILLAALVNRIDRPD
- the hemF gene encoding oxygen-dependent coproporphyrinogen oxidase codes for the protein MTAFSPSEAIASNTLPPADSRQRTSQFLKAFQDNICQALQQADGQAEFREDSWERPEGGGGRSRVIREGGIFEQGGVNFSEVWGENLPSSILVQRPEAAGHGFYATGTSMVLHPRNPYIPTVHLNYRYFEAGPVWWFGGGIDLTPYYPFPEDVVHFHRTLKQACDAHHTEYYPTFKLWCDEYFYLKHRQETRGVGGIFFDYQDSRGSLYHGPDNQGPAARHSEQVGEIGTRTWEQLFAFVQDCGNAFLPAYLPIIERRRSLEYGDRERNFQLYRRGRYVEFNLVYDRGTIFGLQTNGRTESILMSLPPMVRWEYGYQPEPHTREADLYETFLKPQDWVNWTLPTSEV